A stretch of DNA from Desulfosarcina ovata subsp. ovata:
ACTCTTTGTATGAGGTGCAGGGCCTGCATAGTTGCTTGCAAGACGGAACACGACCTTCCCGTTCGTGATGCCGCTGGAAATGAATGCTACAGAATCCGCGTGCACGAATATGAGTATGGCAACTACCCGAATGTTGAAAGACCCTTCGCACCCGTCTTTTGCATGCAATGTAAGGTCGCTTCATGCATTGATGCCTGCCCAATTCCAGGTGTAATCAACCGCGGAGAAGATGGCATCGTGGTTGTTGATAATGACAAGTGCGATGGCTGCAAAGCCTGTCTGCAAGCTTGTCCATATGATGCGTTATCCTTCAACCACGAAAGTCATGCAGTAGAAAAATGCGACTTTTGTTCGGAACGCCTTTCACAGAATTTGAGGCCGGCCTGTGTCGCCTCATGTATGGGTAAAGCTTTAACTTTCGGGGATATAGATGATCCCGAGAGTGAAGTATCCAGGCTGATGACTAAAAAGGGCGTTAAAATAATCGATTCATTATTCCCATCATCTTTTCGTGAGAAATACCAACCGTGTGTATACTATATAAATACTGTTGATCCGTGAGCATACGACAATTGTAAGTAAATTTATGCTTAAATGATTTTTAAATTTTTTCCATGCTAACTGGAAAATGGAGAAGATATGTCGCAAGCATCTTCTAAATATCGATATCAGGGAGCGCCTCCCATACATTCATATATAGTTCCCTATATGAAGTTTTGCTACAGCCAAGAAATGATAGAGGCTGTTGAACGGTACATGAAAGAGGGAGAGAAACTTTCATTTTACCGCAGAGGCGAAGAATGCGAATTGTTTGAAAAAGAGTTCGCTGATTTCTGCGGTAAGAAATATGCGGTAAGCAGCAATTCCGGGACTGCGTCACTGCACCTATCGCTACTTGCCGCAGGTATAGAGAGCGGCGACGAGGTCATGTTGACACCACACGTAGCGCCTGCGGTGGGAAATGCGGTGTTATGTGCAGGTGCCAAGCCGGTTTTCGTTGATATTGATGAAGAGACATGGACTATGGATCCCTCTAAAATAGAGGAAAAAATTACATCGAACACCAAAGCGATAATTCCTGTACATACATATGGCCATCCCGCCGATATGGATCCTATCATGGAGACTGCCAGGAAATATAACCTTTTGGTTATCGAAGATGGAACTCATGCAATAGGTAGCAAATATAAAGGCAACCGGTTGCCGCTTGGTGGTGATAGGAATATCGGAATATTCGGCCTGACCGCAAAGCAACTATTTCTTCTAGGACAATGTGCAGGCAATTCAGGTGGCATGCTGGTCACGGACAATAAGGAACTTGCAGAAAAAGTCAGGTCGCACAAGAACTGCCATAGCGGGGAGGTAATCGGATATAGCTACTTAATGGATGATATCTCCGCCACCGTAGGAAGAATTCAGCTTAGACATCTTGAAGAATACGTCGAGATGCAAAGAAACAGTGCAAAAATTTTAAATGAACGGCTTAAAGAGACTCCCGTCCAAACTTCTGTTGAGAAAGAATGGGCCTATCATACATATGCGCGATATGCCATCCGGGCCCCGGAAAGAGATGCACTGCAAGAATTTCTAAGGCAAAAAGGTGTGGATTGTATTCCTTTGTATCCTACACCTACCCATATGCTTAAACTTTATCGAAATTTGGTGGGGAATAAAAGAGGTGATTTTCCTGTAACCGAGAAGCAAAAAAAAGAAGAGCTTTCTTTGCCGGAGCCAAAATTCCGAAGTGAGTGGGACCTTAACTATGTTGCAAGGAAAATAGCGGAATTCTATGCCTAATGGCTTAAAATGATATGTTACCTGTATAGCAACATATCTAATTAAGCCATGTAAAATGGAGGGGCAAAAACAAATGGTGGCAGCTAACCACTGCTAATAACAAGGTTATTAACAGATGATGAGGACGTGTTATGACGGATGTATCAGGAAAGCATATCTCAAAAATTGGCGTTGATTTGGGAGGTACGTTTACGGATTTATTTTCATATGATGCTGAAAATAAAACCCGATTGTGTGCAAAAGTTCCCTCTACGCCGGATGACTTCACAAGAGGGGTTTTAGGCGCAATTGAAGATTCGGGTGTCAATATAAATAAAATCGATTATTTCATTCATGGGACAACGATTGCTACCAATGCGGCAATAGAAAAAACCTATGGAGTAACGCCTTTTATAACCACGAAAGGATTTAGGGATTTCATTTTAATTGGCAAATACCATAGAGAATCTCTTTTCGATCCTTACCAAAAAAAGCCTGAACCCCTCGTTAAAAGGCGACACATCTTTGAGATAACCGGGAGGTTGGACAGTAGCGGTAATGTCGTCGAGCCTCTTGATGCGCGGGAAATTGAATCTCTTGCCCAAAAAATAAGGGAAATGGGTGTTAGCAGTGTGGCTGTCGGTTTGCTTAATTCTTATGCAAATCCCAGTCACGAAGAAGAAGTCAAGGCCATTCTTGAAAAAAACATTCCGAATTTGTTCGTTTCATTGTCATCGACTATCCCGAAGTTTCGTGCTTTGGGACGATTCTCTACCGCTATCATGCGAGCTTGTCTTCAGCCTGTGGTTAAAAAATATTTAGATAAACTGCATGAGCGTTTGAATGAAAAAGGTTTTCGCGGTCGTCTCATGATGGTTACCAACAACGGCGGAATGATCGACGCCAAACTGGCAATCGAAAGGCCGGAACTATTGCTAACGTCTGGTCCTGCCTCAGGTGTTAGCGCGGCCATGTTCATCTCGGAAAGTGTGGGTAACGATGATTTGATTACCATGGACATGGGCGGGACTAGCTGCGACGTATCAATCATTGAGAAAGGGCAACCGCTCATCACCTCGGAATATGAGCTGTGTTTCGATCAGCCGGTAAATGTTCCTATGCTGGACATTCGAACCATAGGCGCAGGTGGTGGTAGTATTGCCTGGATCGACGAGGGGGGATCACTTCGGGTTGGGCCACGAAGCGCCAGCAGTTTTCCAGGACCGGCATGCTATGGAAGGGGAGGAAAACTGCCTACGGTAACCGATGCAAACATAGTCCTTGGTCGGATCAACGATAGTCGGATATTCGGCAAGAAGATCCATCTTGATGTCGAAGCGAGTAAGAAGGCGCTAGAAAGTTTATCACCCAAAACGGGCCTTGACCTGATCGAGATTGCGTCCGGTATCTTAACTATCGTAAATGAAAGTATGGCGGCGGCACTGAAGCTGGTTTCCCTTGACCGGGGGCGTGACCCCAGGGAATTTTGCCTGGTAGCCTTTGGAGGCGCAGGAGCCTTGCATGCTCCGTTTTTAGCGCAAACAATGGGTGTTAAAAAGGTTGTTATCCCAGGAGATTCCGGTATTTTTTCAGCCTTTGGCGCTGTTATCATGGATTTTAAACACGATTATGAAGAGACTTTCTATTCTCCCCTTAACGAAATCGATCTGAATATATTAAACAAAAGATATTATGAGCTCGATCAAAAATCACTTGATAGCATGGAGCTGCAAGGGATTGATAAAGAGAGAATTAAAATTTACCGCAGTTCACAAATGAGATTTGTGGGACAGACATACGAAGTAGAGACATCTATTCCCAATGGAACAATCGAATCGCATGAACTGGAGACCATAACCAACAATTTTTACAACGAACATGAAAAAGAGTACGGTTTGGCTGATAGAAATTTGCCTGTTGCTTTTGTCAATTTACGATCGACCGTCATCGGTGAAGTGGACAGGCCGAATATCGAAATGTTGCACGCCAACAGAAAAATGACCGAAGAGGTACGGTTGGGAAGCCGAAGCGTCTATTTTGACGGGTCGGGCTTTATTGAAACTGAAGTATTTGACAGGAGGATGTTGCCGGTTGAAACAAGAGTTAACGGGCCTGCTGTTATAGAGGATGAGGCGTCTACTACTATTGTTGCGCCCGGGATGACGGCACAAATTGACGGATGCAAGAATATAATTATCAATTTAAACTGATGACGCAAAGATAGATGAGGACAAAATGAAAGAAAAATCTCCAGTCGATCCTATAACCTTTGAGGTTATTCGAAATCAGCTAGTGGCGATCTGCAACCAAATGGGTACAATTTTGCGGAAAACGTCCTATTCGCCGATTTTGTACGATATGATTGACTTTTCAAATTCATTGCATTTCAAAAATGGTGATTTGATCAGCCAAGCGGACAATTGCCCAACTCATATTGGGGCGATGCACATCAGTACAAGAGAAGCAGTTAATGTTATCGGGATAGATAATATAGCTGAAGGTGATATTATTATTTCGAATGACCCATACCAGGGGGGGACCCACATACCGGACATCATTTTTACAACGCCGATTTACTACAATGGATCGATTGTCGGATTCGCTTCGAGCCGTGGCCACTGGATTGACCTTGGCGGGGCTGCGGCGGGAATCTCTTCCAGCAGTCGGCATCTTGTTGAAGATGGACTTGTTATCGTGCCAACTAAAATATATTCCAAGGGCGAACCGATTTCTTCAGTGATTAACTTCCTACGTGCAAACACACGTATGCCTCAGTGTGTTGATGGAGATATCAACGCTTTTCGAGCTACTCTTGCCGCTGGTGTGCTCGGCGTAAAGGGCATATTCGATCGCTATGGTGAAGATGTTTTTTACCAGACTGTTCAAAAATTATTTGACTACACCGAGACCCGGACACGAAACGCAATCAGGAGAATACCCAATGGTCAATACAGGGCCAGTGATGAAGTGGATTGCGATGGAATTTCGCCTGACTCAGTTCATATAGAAGTAAGTTTGACCATTAATGACGATGAAATTTTAATAGATTTCGAAGGGACCGGCCCTGTTAATAAAGGTTCTGTCAATTCGCCCATAGCTAATACATATTCGGCAGCTTATTACGCACTCAAATTTTTCCTGGATCCCGATGCTCCGCAAAACTCTGGGTATTACCGGCCAATTAAAATAAAGCTTCCCGAAGGAATTTGGATCAATGCAGCTTGGCCAGCTTCTACCCGGGCTTGCACTACTGCAGCCGGTGAGAAAATTGCGGATGTGATATGGAAGGCTCTCGCCAAGGCCATACCAGAGCGTGTGAATGCTGCAAACTATGGAGTAAGTTCGGAATTCTTCGGAGGGTCTTATCCAAAAACTGGTGGATACTTTGTTTTTGGCGATTTGGCTCCAGGAGGATGGGGGGCAACTCCTGAATGTGATGGTATGAACGTAACATATAATAGAGATGGAAATTGCATGGATTTGGCGCCCGAGACCGCTGAGCTCTTCTATCCGGTCTTTTGTGAGAGAAGAGAATTTATACCTGACTCTGGCGGAGCTGGTAAATATCGAGGGGGATTAGGTATGAGACAGACTTGGAAAATCGTCGGATCAAAAGATGTAACCGTCTCCCAGATGATGACCGGAACCAAGACTGGTGCAAGTGGAATCAATATGGGCAAACCTGGAAGACCAGGGAAGTCCATACTCAACTATGGTGAAAAAAACGAAAGCGTGCTAGGGGGGCTAACCCCGGAAGGTGATTGGAAGATGAGCCTTTTTGGGAATTCACCCTTAAATGATGGCGACTCGTACACCTCGGAATCTCCGGGAGGAGGGGGGTGGGGTAATCCTCTTGATAGAGATGCGCAATCAGTGCTTGAAGACATACTTGACGGAATCGTGACTCCTGATAAGGCTAAAAATGAATATGGAGTAGTCCTAACAGAAGCAGGCGATGAAATAGATTACAAAAGAACAACTGCGCTTAGGGAATCCATGAAATAAAATTTGTAATAGGTTGAGGGCTCGTTTTGCACTTAGGTGTTTATTTACCAGATTAGAGGATATTCTATTATTAAAAAGGAGGAAGCAAATGAAAACCGGTCTAAAATTGGTCCTGCTGACGGTCATTTTAACGGTAGCCTTGGGCGCGATAGCTTATGCCAAGGAAGAATTTTTCATCAAGATAGCACACACACACGGGCCGGGAACAGATCCTGAACACTATGCCCATACACCACTACAGTGTTTCGTTAAGGATATTGAACAAGCCACCAACGGCCGTATCAAGGCTAAGATCTATTGGAACCATGCCTTGGGTAAACCCGAGAAGGTCATGAACCTTCTTCGTAGCGGTATGGTTGAAATGCAAGCCTTTGCCGATGGACAGGCCGCACCCTACTATAAAGATATACAAGCGATTGGCATTCCCTATCTCTTCCCGAACCGGGAGGTCTGCTATGAAGTCCTGGATGGGCCGGTTATTGAGAAATTTAATGAAAAAATGGGCAGGGAATGTGGAATCAGGCCCATAGCCTGGGGCGAAAACGGGGGATACCGCCATTTCTCGTCGAATAAGCTGATGAAGACCGCCGCTGATCTGAAGGGCTTGAAAATGCGGACGATGACCCATCCGGTTCACATGGAAATGGTACGCCTGCTTGGCATGTCGCCTACACCGATTTCTTATGCCGATCTTTATACAGCCCTGCAAACCGGCGTTGTTGACGGTCAGGAAAACTCAATTAGTACCGTTAAAATGGCCAAGCTGGACGAGGTCCAGAAGTACATCATCCTGGACGGTCACATGTATGCGCCGTGGGTTTGGTTCTATAGCCAGAAATTCCTCGATAAACTGCCCGACGACCTGCGACAGATACTATTCAGAGAAGTGCGTAAGGCAGTGGCGCTTAACCGGGAAATATCGCAGAGAAACGAAAAAAAAGATCTTGAATATCTTGAAAAAAAGGGTGTTACGATCATCGAGCCGACACCAGAAGCCAAGGCGGAAATCAAAAAGCTTACGCAAGGGCCGATTGTTGCGATGCTTAAGAAAAATTATGACCCGCAACTCGTCGACGATCTGCTGGAAGCTGTAAAAGAGGCCGAGGCAAAGCAGGCCGCGGGGAAACTTTAAAAAAGTAACCGTTATAAAGGAGCGCAGAATTTAAAGTACTCTGCGCTCTTTAGACTATGTTAGGGGAGATAGCAATGCGCAAAACATTACTTGCAGTATGCCGAGTGATTACGATCATACAAGTTTTGCTTATGACGTTGATGTTGGTTGTCATGAACGCTCTTGTATTAACACGATATTTATTTGACTATTCAGCGCCTTGGACTGAAGAGGTGACATGCTATTCGATGGTATGGATGGTCATGCTTGGGGCTGGCGTGTTGACGCTGTTCAACGATCATATTGGTTGGTATATGCTTGTTGAAAGCTTGTCGCCACCAGTTCGTTACTGGCAACGTTTGTTCGCACAGACGTTGGCCTTCAGTGTGGGAGTAATAGTGACTTGGACCGGGTTCAATTTTGCCTTAAGCATGAGAAGTGTCGAGGCTCCAGCATTACAAATCAACCAAATGGGGCCAGCCCTTGCAGTCCCTATCGGTGCAGTATTAATTACGCTATTTTCCGGTTTGAGGATCGCATTGTTAATCGCAGAAAAGGTTGGAGGCAAAAAAATCGAGTTGGTGAGTCAGGCCGAATTCATGGATTCTTCGTTTAAGCCGGCAAAATGATATAAATAATCCTAATCTTCACCGGAAGGAGGAAATAATTTAATGTCAATCGAATGGGTTCTACTTGTTTTTTTCGCTTTACTCCTGGCCGGTGTGCCAATGGCTTTTACAATGATCGCTGTTTCTTCACTTTATTTCGCTCTTTCGCCGGTTCCTGGTTTCATTTTTTTAATTCCAGAAAAAATTTTCGAAGCCTTAGACTACATCGTTATGACTGCGATTCCGTTCTTTCTTCTTGCGGGCGACTTGATGAACCGCTCGGGAATGGCTGAACAATTGATGAGCTTTTCCAATCTTGTCATTGGGGGGGTGCGTTCAGGCTTGGCACAGGTGAATGTTATGGCAAGCCTCTTGTTCTCAGGTCTTACTGGCGTTGCAGTCGGAGACATTGCGGCGCTCGGGAAGGTCGAAGTGACAATGATGGAAAAAAGCGGTTATCCGCGTGCCTTTGCGGCTGCTGTTACCATTGCGTCATCTCTTATTGGCCCGATTATCCCTCCAAGCGGTATTATAATTCTTTATGCTGCGGTCATGGATGTATCCATAGGTGGCATGTTCTTGGCTGCTTTGTTTCCCGGGTTGTTGATGGCACTCGCCGATATGCTGATAATCGCTCTGCAAGCCAAGCCACGAAATTTTCCGAAATCCGATGTGGCACGCGCCCTTCCGGATTTGGCGAGAGGTTTGAAGGTTGCGTTTCTGGCTATTATGATGCCATTTATTCTGATTGGCGGCATTGTCAGTGGCCTCATGACGCCAACGGAAGCGGCGGCCGTCTCAGTCTTATATGCCTTATTCGTAGGCGGGGTGCTCTATCGTGCCCTAACCTTAAGAAAGATCATTAGAATTTTTGCAAACTCCACCTATGAGTCCGCTCGTCTTTTATTCTTACTCGCCGGAGCTATGACGATGAGTTGGATTTTTGCACTTGAGAATTTATCAGAGATGGCACAAGCATTTTTTGCCGGGCTCAATGCATCGCCAATTGTGATTATATTTCTAATAAACATGATGTTTATCGTCTTTGGCACGATCATGGAACCGTGTATAGCACTCATCCTGTTCGCACCCATAGTTGGGCCAGTAGCCTACTCCATCGGCGTGACACCATATCAGTTGGGAATCATGCTTATTATGAATGTGACAGTGGGTTTGGCGACGCCGCCTGTGGGGGCTGTTTTGTTTGCAATGGCCAGCATAGTGAACGTGAAAATTACCTCATTGATACGAGAAATGCTTCCCTTTCTTGCGATTAAGTTTGTTCTCCTGCTTATTATAGGTCTCGTCCCACCACTAACAACGTTTATTCCTCGGTTGTTTGGTTTGTGAGCAAAGACCTGATGGGTATGCCCAACTCAAGAGTGGCTAATCACTTTAACGTTCATGGTGCTGAGCAAAACAAAATTATTTTGACAGATGAAAAGAGATCGTTTCAGATAAAGACATTATCTTAGAAAAGTACTCCTCGAAGGTCGCGACCAACGCGGATCAATCCGGAAGATCGAGGTAACGTCTTATTATACTAAGAAGAATCGGTTCAACCGCTGATACCCAATGTGATGCAGGTAGTCAAAGCTATCTTGAAAATGCCTATCACCTCCGGAGAAAGAATTTATACCCGTTTGTGATGTTCAGGCGGTTAACGGAAGGTATCAGGTTCATGATCTTCCAAGAACAGTGAAGCAGCCCTATAGATCATAAGCAGTTTAAAAATGAAAAAGAGATTCGTATGGAAAAAACAGATGTAATGATTGTAGGTGGCTCTGTCGCCGGTCTAATGGCTGGCGTGACCGTCAAACAACGGTACCATCAGAAAAAAAAAGTAACCATTACGCGTCAGGTTAGCAAAACGCCGGTGCCTTGCGGTATTCCATATATTTACGGAACATTGGGGGCGGTCGAACAAAACCTTGTGTCAGACGAAGGCTTCATCAATCAAGGCATAGACATGCGAACGGAAGCCGTGACATCAATTGACAGGGAGAACAAAACCGTCGCGCTGGCTGACGGCACCCGTATTGCCTACGACAAGCTGATTCTGGCAACCGGCTCCCAGCCGGCAATGCCGCCGATCCCCGGGATTCAAACCGGCAACGTCTTCAGCATTAAAAAAGACCCCGAGTATCTCCAAACGATCCAGAACGTTCTTGAATCCTCACGGCATGTGGTCGTTATTGGCGGCGGTTTCATCGGCGTGGAAATGGCCGAGCAAATCGCCAAGATGAACCTGGCCAAATGCAATTTGGGGGCAGTCACGGTCAGCTTGGTCGAAATGCTGCCCCACTGCTTGATGCTGGCGTGCGAACAGGAGTTTTGCAGCGATGCCGAAAGCGAGCTGCGCCGCCTTGGGGTAAATATAATGACCCATACCCAGGTCAAGGCCATCCAAGGTGATGGCAAGGTTACCGGCGTTCAACTGGCGTCGGGGGAGACGATTCCGGCGGATGCCGTTGTTGTCGGAATAGGCGTTACGCCCAATATCGATCTGGCCCGGCAGATCGGGCTGGAAACCGATCCGCGCAAGGGCATCAACGTGGATTCCTATCTGCGCACCAACGATCCAGATATCTTTGCTGCTGGCGATTGTGCCG
This window harbors:
- a CDS encoding 4Fe-4S dicluster domain-containing protein, yielding MARYVMVVNLTLCMRCRACIVACKTEHDLPVRDAAGNECYRIRVHEYEYGNYPNVERPFAPVFCMQCKVASCIDACPIPGVINRGEDGIVVVDNDKCDGCKACLQACPYDALSFNHESHAVEKCDFCSERLSQNLRPACVASCMGKALTFGDIDDPESEVSRLMTKKGVKIIDSLFPSSFREKYQPCVYYINTVDP
- a CDS encoding DegT/DnrJ/EryC1/StrS family aminotransferase → MSQASSKYRYQGAPPIHSYIVPYMKFCYSQEMIEAVERYMKEGEKLSFYRRGEECELFEKEFADFCGKKYAVSSNSGTASLHLSLLAAGIESGDEVMLTPHVAPAVGNAVLCAGAKPVFVDIDEETWTMDPSKIEEKITSNTKAIIPVHTYGHPADMDPIMETARKYNLLVIEDGTHAIGSKYKGNRLPLGGDRNIGIFGLTAKQLFLLGQCAGNSGGMLVTDNKELAEKVRSHKNCHSGEVIGYSYLMDDISATVGRIQLRHLEEYVEMQRNSAKILNERLKETPVQTSVEKEWAYHTYARYAIRAPERDALQEFLRQKGVDCIPLYPTPTHMLKLYRNLVGNKRGDFPVTEKQKKEELSLPEPKFRSEWDLNYVARKIAEFYA
- a CDS encoding hydantoinase/oxoprolinase family protein, coding for MTDVSGKHISKIGVDLGGTFTDLFSYDAENKTRLCAKVPSTPDDFTRGVLGAIEDSGVNINKIDYFIHGTTIATNAAIEKTYGVTPFITTKGFRDFILIGKYHRESLFDPYQKKPEPLVKRRHIFEITGRLDSSGNVVEPLDAREIESLAQKIREMGVSSVAVGLLNSYANPSHEEEVKAILEKNIPNLFVSLSSTIPKFRALGRFSTAIMRACLQPVVKKYLDKLHERLNEKGFRGRLMMVTNNGGMIDAKLAIERPELLLTSGPASGVSAAMFISESVGNDDLITMDMGGTSCDVSIIEKGQPLITSEYELCFDQPVNVPMLDIRTIGAGGGSIAWIDEGGSLRVGPRSASSFPGPACYGRGGKLPTVTDANIVLGRINDSRIFGKKIHLDVEASKKALESLSPKTGLDLIEIASGILTIVNESMAAALKLVSLDRGRDPREFCLVAFGGAGALHAPFLAQTMGVKKVVIPGDSGIFSAFGAVIMDFKHDYEETFYSPLNEIDLNILNKRYYELDQKSLDSMELQGIDKERIKIYRSSQMRFVGQTYEVETSIPNGTIESHELETITNNFYNEHEKEYGLADRNLPVAFVNLRSTVIGEVDRPNIEMLHANRKMTEEVRLGSRSVYFDGSGFIETEVFDRRMLPVETRVNGPAVIEDEASTTIVAPGMTAQIDGCKNIIINLN
- a CDS encoding hydantoinase B/oxoprolinase family protein; translated protein: MKEKSPVDPITFEVIRNQLVAICNQMGTILRKTSYSPILYDMIDFSNSLHFKNGDLISQADNCPTHIGAMHISTREAVNVIGIDNIAEGDIIISNDPYQGGTHIPDIIFTTPIYYNGSIVGFASSRGHWIDLGGAAAGISSSSRHLVEDGLVIVPTKIYSKGEPISSVINFLRANTRMPQCVDGDINAFRATLAAGVLGVKGIFDRYGEDVFYQTVQKLFDYTETRTRNAIRRIPNGQYRASDEVDCDGISPDSVHIEVSLTINDDEILIDFEGTGPVNKGSVNSPIANTYSAAYYALKFFLDPDAPQNSGYYRPIKIKLPEGIWINAAWPASTRACTTAAGEKIADVIWKALAKAIPERVNAANYGVSSEFFGGSYPKTGGYFVFGDLAPGGWGATPECDGMNVTYNRDGNCMDLAPETAELFYPVFCERREFIPDSGGAGKYRGGLGMRQTWKIVGSKDVTVSQMMTGTKTGASGINMGKPGRPGKSILNYGEKNESVLGGLTPEGDWKMSLFGNSPLNDGDSYTSESPGGGGWGNPLDRDAQSVLEDILDGIVTPDKAKNEYGVVLTEAGDEIDYKRTTALRESMK
- a CDS encoding TRAP transporter substrate-binding protein is translated as MKTGLKLVLLTVILTVALGAIAYAKEEFFIKIAHTHGPGTDPEHYAHTPLQCFVKDIEQATNGRIKAKIYWNHALGKPEKVMNLLRSGMVEMQAFADGQAAPYYKDIQAIGIPYLFPNREVCYEVLDGPVIEKFNEKMGRECGIRPIAWGENGGYRHFSSNKLMKTAADLKGLKMRTMTHPVHMEMVRLLGMSPTPISYADLYTALQTGVVDGQENSISTVKMAKLDEVQKYIILDGHMYAPWVWFYSQKFLDKLPDDLRQILFREVRKAVALNREISQRNEKKDLEYLEKKGVTIIEPTPEAKAEIKKLTQGPIVAMLKKNYDPQLVDDLLEAVKEAEAKQAAGKL
- a CDS encoding TRAP transporter small permease; this encodes MRKTLLAVCRVITIIQVLLMTLMLVVMNALVLTRYLFDYSAPWTEEVTCYSMVWMVMLGAGVLTLFNDHIGWYMLVESLSPPVRYWQRLFAQTLAFSVGVIVTWTGFNFALSMRSVEAPALQINQMGPALAVPIGAVLITLFSGLRIALLIAEKVGGKKIELVSQAEFMDSSFKPAK
- a CDS encoding TRAP transporter large permease produces the protein MSIEWVLLVFFALLLAGVPMAFTMIAVSSLYFALSPVPGFIFLIPEKIFEALDYIVMTAIPFFLLAGDLMNRSGMAEQLMSFSNLVIGGVRSGLAQVNVMASLLFSGLTGVAVGDIAALGKVEVTMMEKSGYPRAFAAAVTIASSLIGPIIPPSGIIILYAAVMDVSIGGMFLAALFPGLLMALADMLIIALQAKPRNFPKSDVARALPDLARGLKVAFLAIMMPFILIGGIVSGLMTPTEAAAVSVLYALFVGGVLYRALTLRKIIRIFANSTYESARLLFLLAGAMTMSWIFALENLSEMAQAFFAGLNASPIVIIFLINMMFIVFGTIMEPCIALILFAPIVGPVAYSIGVTPYQLGIMLIMNVTVGLATPPVGAVLFAMASIVNVKITSLIREMLPFLAIKFVLLLIIGLVPPLTTFIPRLFGL
- a CDS encoding FAD-dependent oxidoreductase is translated as MEKTDVMIVGGSVAGLMAGVTVKQRYHQKKKVTITRQVSKTPVPCGIPYIYGTLGAVEQNLVSDEGFINQGIDMRTEAVTSIDRENKTVALADGTRIAYDKLILATGSQPAMPPIPGIQTGNVFSIKKDPEYLQTIQNVLESSRHVVVIGGGFIGVEMAEQIAKMNLAKCNLGAVTVSLVEMLPHCLMLACEQEFCSDAESELRRLGVNIMTHTQVKAIQGDGKVTGVQLASGETIPADAVVVGIGVTPNIDLARQIGLETDPRKGINVDSYLRTNDPDIFAAGDCAAKFSFFDGQPTGIRLASVACSEGMIAASNLYRPLRQSMGTVGAFGTMVGDIAIGAAGLTTNAATAANIAYVVGEAAFPNRHPGCLPGCITDMKAKLLFNGDTGKIIGGHVRGGQSTADMVNILATAIQSGLTAEDLATMQYATHPLMTASPMRYHVMWAAENATIKLNANRSS